A single region of the Apodemus sylvaticus chromosome 7, mApoSyl1.1, whole genome shotgun sequence genome encodes:
- the Pierce2 gene encoding piercer of microtubule wall 2 protein: MERETDCDLDKKTSLTSDAEMRPEPPAPCVNPGNPVFSCMLDPKTLHTATSLSKPQMIIYKTTAGQYGAFSPRPFFFPCKYLPQEQEFTEHLRATGFYQNNSLNIGPDRTRTIDSPNYQHTL, encoded by the coding sequence GATAAGAAAACTTCCTTGACTTCAGATGCAGAAATGAGACCTGAACCGCCAGCTCCGTGTGTGAACCCTGGCAACCCTGTATTTTCCTGCATGTTGGACCCCAAGACATTGCACACAGCCACTTCCCTGTCCAAGCCCCAGATGATTATATACAAGACCACTGCCGGCCAGTACGGGGCCTTCTCACCCAGGCCCTTCTTCTTTCCCTGTAAGTACTTACCACAGGAGCAAGAGTTTACAGAGCATCTCAGAGCGACCGGCTTTTATCAAAACAACAGCCTAAATATTGGCCCTGACCGAACCAGAACCATCGATTCTCCTAATTATCAACACACACTGTGA